A genomic segment from Vanacampus margaritifer isolate UIUO_Vmar chromosome 3, RoL_Vmar_1.0, whole genome shotgun sequence encodes:
- the mccc2 gene encoding methylcrotonoyl-CoA carboxylase beta chain, mitochondrial, translating into MLLQTVKPLLLRCRSLPLACARSYYADKVARLGSQPDKHSADFQENYERMQALVDELKSRTEKIKLGGGEKARKLHTSRGKLLPRERIDRLLDPGTPFLEFSQFAAYELYGKEEVPAGGMITGIGRVSGVECVIVANDATVKGGTYYPVTVKKHLRAQEIAQQNHLPCIYLVDSGGANLPRQADVFPDRDHFGRIFYNQARLSSEGIAQIAVVMGSCTAGGAYVPAMADESIIVRKQGTIFLGGPPLVKAATGEQVSAEDLGGADLHCRKSGVTDHYALDDNHALHLARKAVRSLNYKKNLDVTTEATEAPLYPADELYGIVGDNLKRNFDVREVIARIVDGSKFDEFKAFYGDTLVTGFSRIFGYPVGIIGNNGVLFSESAKKGTHFIELCCQRNIPLIFLQNITGFMVGREYEAGGIAKDGAKMVTAVACANVPKMTVIIGGSYGAGNYGMCGRAYSPRFLYMWPNSRISVMGGEQAATVLATITKDQRAREGKEFSAEQEAAMKEPIVRRFEEEGSPYYSSARLWDDGIIDPADTRLVLGLSLSASLNAPTQKTRFGVFRM; encoded by the exons ATGCTTCTTCAGACGGTCAAGCCGCTGCTGCTCCGTTGCAGGAGCCTCCCGTTGGCTTGCGCGAGATCGTACTACGCTGACAAAGTCGCCCGGCTCGGCTCTCAGCCTGACAAACACTCCGCTGACTTTCAG GAGAATTATGAGCGGATGCAAGCCCTTGTTGATGAATTGAAAAGCCGGACAGAGAAGATTAAATTAG GTGGGGGAGAAAAAGCCAGAAAACTTCACACTTCTCGTGGCAAACTCTTACCCAGAGAACGTATCGACAGACTCCTGGATCCAGG GACTCCTTTTTTAGAATTTTCCCAGTTTGCGGCGTACGAGTTGTATGGAAAAGAGGAAGTGCCAGCAGGTGGGATGATCACTGGGATTGGACGGGTTTCTGG GGTTGAATGTGTCATCGTTGCCAATGATGCGACCGTAAAAGGTGGAACATACTACCCCGTTACAGTCAAGAAGCATCTTCGTGCGCAAGAAATCGCCCAGCAGAACCATTTGCCCTGCATCTACTTAG TGGACTCGGGAGGCGCCAATCTTCCCAGACAGGCAGACGTCTTTCCCGACAGAGATCATTTTGGGCGTATTTTCTACAACCAGGCCAGGCTGTCATCAGAGGGAATAGCTCAG ATTGCCGTGGTGATGGGCTCCTGCACCGCTGGTGGAGCGTACGTCCCCGCTATGGCAGATGAAAGCATCATCGTCAGGAAGCAAGGGACTATTTTCCTCGGTGGACCTCCGCTG GTCAAAGCTGCTACTGGAGAGCAAGTTTCTGCTGAGGACCTCGGAGGTGCCGATCTACACTGCag GAAGTCCGGTGTGACGGACCATTACGCTTTAGACGACAACCACGCTCTTCATTTAGCGCGCAAGGCCGTACGGAGCCTCAATTACAAGAAAAATCTTGAC GTTACCACGGAAGCCACCGAAGCGCCTCTTTACCCTGCAGACGAACTCTACGGCATCGTTGGAGACAATCTCAAACGGAACTTTGACGTCAGAGAG GTCATTGCCAGAATCGTTGACGGGAGTAAATTTGATGAATTCAAAGCATTTTATGGGGACACGCTTGTGACAG GATTTTCCAGAATTTTCGGTTACCCCGTCGGAATAATCGGCAACAACGGAGTGCTGTTTTCAGAATCTGCCAAAAAG GGCACACATTTCATCGAGTTATGTTGTCAACGAAACATTCCACTTATTTTCCTGCAAAACATAACAG GTTTCATGGTGGGCAGAGAGTATGAAGCCGGCGGTATTGCCAAGGACGGCGCCAAGATGGTCACTGCTGTCGCCTGCGCTAACGTCCCCAAGATGACTGTTATCATCGGCGGCTCTTACGGGGCAGGCAACTACGGCATGTGCGGGCGAGCCTACAG CCCCCGATTCCTGTACATGTGGCCTAATTCCAGGATCTCCGTCATGGGCGGAGAACAGGCCGCCACCGTCCTGGCCACCATCACCAAGGATCAGCGAGCCCGAGAGGGGAAGGAG TTCTCAGCAGAGCAGGAAGCCGCCATGAAGGAACCAATAGTGCGGCGATTTGAAGAAGAAGGAAGTCCCTACTACTCCAGTGCTAG ACTGTGGGATGACGGAATTATTGATCCTGCTGACACTCGCCTGGTGTTGGGACTGAGTCTGAGTGCCTCACTTAACGCACCAACGCAGAAGACCCGTTTTGGAGTGTTCCGAATGTGA